The nucleotide sequence AAGCTAGCAATGATGCGCTTTCTCAGCCTTTAATTGATAACAGATAGTGCCTGGTATACCCTTGACAAATGGTAGGATAATCGGTATGATAGGAAAAGACGTTGACGCGAAGAAAGTGCCGAAGAAGCGGTCTTTCGAGTCGACACTTTTGAATTTTAGGAGGATGAATATTATGGGTACGATTTTCTCTAAGAGCGATTTCTGGATTGGTCTTGCTGTCGGTGCTGTCGCAGGCGTTTTTGGCTATCGCTTCATGCAGGAGCGCGAGCAGCAGATGATGGCGATCCAGCAGGGTGCTCCTGCAGCGCAGGTGCC is from Selenomonas sputigena ATCC 35185 and encodes:
- a CDS encoding 50S ribosomal protein L9, which codes for MFSKSDFWIGLAVGAVAGVFGYRFMQEREQQMMAIQQGAPAAQVPLAELQRQKEELEDLIAAQEAGANQ